One segment of Niabella beijingensis DNA contains the following:
- a CDS encoding BlaI/MecI/CopY family transcriptional regulator translates to MIKLSPSEEQLMEYIWKAEKAFMKELIDSFPDPKPASTTVATLLKRMTDKGVIGYTQQGNSREYYPLINKADYFSKHVNKMIKNYFDDSVLQFASFFTREAKLNREQLEELKRIVDGQIQSLSDQKKKK, encoded by the coding sequence ATGATCAAGCTATCACCATCGGAAGAACAGTTAATGGAATACATCTGGAAAGCAGAGAAGGCGTTTATGAAAGAGCTGATCGATAGCTTTCCGGATCCAAAACCCGCCAGCACAACCGTGGCCACACTGTTAAAGCGGATGACGGACAAGGGGGTTATTGGCTATACCCAGCAGGGAAACTCAAGAGAATATTATCCATTGATCAATAAGGCGGATTATTTTTCAAAGCATGTGAACAAGATGATCAAAAATTATTTTGATGATTCGGTACTGCAGTTCGCTTCTTTTTTTACAAGAGAGGCCAAGCTGAACCGGGAGCAACTGGAGGAGCTGAAACGGATCGTGGACGGACAGATTCAGTCGTTATCTGATCAAAAAAAGAAAAAATGA
- a CDS encoding helix-turn-helix domain-containing protein: MPNNKIHEGRNVKRFREMPGIKQETLSLELGDVPIAIGRNQKKISVLETKETIDVPLLQQISAVLKIPVEAFQNFDEAADIAYINTYASAGERDD, encoded by the coding sequence ATGCCAAACAATAAAATACACGAAGGCCGGAATGTGAAACGCTTCCGCGAAATGCCGGGCATCAAACAGGAAACACTGTCGCTGGAACTGGGTGACGTCCCGATAGCTATCGGGAGGAATCAAAAGAAAATATCTGTACTGGAAACCAAGGAAACCATTGATGTGCCGCTGCTGCAACAGATCTCTGCCGTGCTGAAGATACCGGTGGAAGCTTTCCAGAATTTTGATGAGGCAGCGGATATTGCATACATCAATACGTATGCTTCAGCAGGAGAAAGAGATGATTGA
- the dinD gene encoding DNA damage-inducible protein D, with translation MKKEYIKELFEHFESACYDFDGIECWSARELQSILGYAKWDNFKNVIDKAKKSCEQAGEAIKNHFADIGKMVEIGSGVEKEITDFALTRYACYLIAQNGDATTKSEIAFAQTYFAVQTRKQEIIERRLLDVARVTAREKLSKSEKKLSGIIYERGVDEKSFAVIRSKGDQALFGGKSTNDMKRVLKIPESRPLADFLPTLTIKAKDFATELTSHNVVDKDLKGDIQISKEHVENNKAVRAMLKDRGVIPEELPTAEDVKKVQRRLESEEKKVLKEVKKIQNKKKG, from the coding sequence ATGAAGAAGGAATATATTAAGGAACTATTCGAACATTTTGAAAGCGCCTGTTATGACTTTGATGGCATTGAATGTTGGAGCGCACGCGAGCTTCAATCCATTTTGGGGTATGCAAAGTGGGATAACTTTAAGAATGTAATTGACAAGGCCAAAAAGTCGTGCGAACAGGCAGGAGAAGCCATCAAAAACCATTTTGCCGATATCGGGAAAATGGTCGAGATCGGCAGCGGGGTTGAAAAAGAAATTACTGATTTTGCGCTCACAAGATACGCTTGTTATTTAATAGCTCAGAATGGCGATGCTACCACCAAAAGCGAAATTGCATTTGCCCAGACCTACTTTGCCGTTCAAACCCGAAAGCAGGAAATAATAGAACGACGGCTGCTTGATGTAGCCAGGGTAACAGCACGCGAAAAACTATCCAAGTCTGAAAAGAAATTGTCGGGAATTATTTACGAAAGAGGTGTTGATGAAAAAAGCTTTGCCGTTATCCGATCTAAGGGGGACCAGGCGCTTTTTGGCGGCAAAAGCACCAACGATATGAAGCGGGTTCTGAAAATACCCGAAAGCAGGCCATTGGCTGATTTCCTTCCCACACTTACCATCAAGGCGAAAGATTTTGCCACTGAATTAACCAGTCATAATGTAGTGGACAAAGATTTAAAGGGCGATATACAAATTTCTAAAGAGCACGTTGAAAACAACAAAGCCGTAAGAGCAATGCTTAAGGATAGAGGAGTAATTCCCGAAGAACTGCCTACTGCAGAAGATGTTAAGAAAGTACAAAGAAGACTGGAAAGTGAAGAGAAGAAAGTACTGAAAGAAGTTAAGAAAATACAAAATAAAAAGAAAGGATAA
- the mqo gene encoding malate dehydrogenase (quinone): MAKRKEIETDVVLIGAGIMSATLGAFINELEPGHSIHIFERLGRVAGESSDAWNNAGTGHAALCELNYTPEQEDGSIETKKALDIIEQFEQSKQFWSYLVKDGQIKDPKDFIRTVPHMSFVRGENDVKYLRKRYKALQQFRLFRGMEYSEDPEVIKKWIPLVAEGRDASEKIATTYTELGTDVDYGALTRIFIDNMIARGNTELHLLHEVYDLIRQDDGRWKVKVKNLSTGAKTIYYSRFVFIGAGGGSLHLLQDSDIPESKLYGGFPVGGQWLVCTNPEVVKKHNAKVYGQASVGAPPMSVPHLDTRVMGDDTSILFGPFATFSTKFLKEGSYWDLFESIKYWNIVSLMRVGLKNYELEKYLVQQLSLSFEDRIDALRVFYPEAKAADWKLEEAGQRVQIIYKDAEKGASLQFGTEIVTSEDGTIGALLGASPGASTSVSIMLTLLERCFPDRFNGKWNEKLKAMIPSLGQDLEENEALCYQIRTETCELLQLDWKEPVPAGMEVGV, from the coding sequence GTGGCTAAAAGAAAAGAAATAGAGACCGATGTGGTATTGATTGGTGCCGGTATCATGAGCGCGACCTTAGGCGCTTTTATCAACGAACTGGAACCGGGACACTCCATCCATATCTTTGAGCGGCTGGGGCGGGTAGCCGGTGAGAGCTCAGATGCCTGGAACAATGCGGGCACCGGACATGCGGCTTTATGCGAGCTCAACTATACCCCCGAGCAGGAGGATGGGTCCATCGAAACCAAAAAGGCGCTTGACATTATCGAGCAGTTCGAGCAATCCAAGCAATTCTGGTCCTACCTGGTAAAAGACGGACAGATAAAGGACCCGAAAGACTTTATCCGTACCGTACCGCATATGAGTTTTGTGCGCGGGGAAAATGATGTAAAATATTTAAGGAAGCGTTATAAAGCCCTCCAGCAATTCAGGTTGTTCAGGGGCATGGAATACTCCGAAGATCCGGAGGTGATCAAAAAATGGATCCCCCTGGTAGCGGAAGGACGGGATGCATCCGAAAAAATTGCCACTACCTATACGGAGCTGGGTACCGATGTGGATTACGGGGCACTGACGCGGATCTTTATCGACAATATGATCGCCCGGGGAAATACCGAACTGCATCTCCTGCACGAAGTGTATGATCTCATCCGGCAGGACGACGGGCGCTGGAAAGTAAAAGTGAAAAACCTTTCCACAGGAGCGAAGACGATCTATTATTCCCGCTTTGTATTTATCGGAGCGGGCGGTGGCTCCCTGCACCTGCTGCAGGACAGCGATATCCCAGAAAGCAAGCTCTATGGCGGGTTTCCGGTAGGCGGGCAATGGCTGGTGTGCACCAACCCGGAAGTGGTGAAGAAACATAACGCAAAGGTATACGGACAAGCATCCGTGGGAGCACCACCCATGAGCGTGCCGCACCTGGATACGCGGGTAATGGGGGATGATACCTCCATCCTGTTTGGCCCCTTTGCCACGTTCTCCACCAAGTTCTTAAAAGAAGGGTCCTACTGGGATCTGTTCGAATCGATCAAATACTGGAACATCGTTTCCCTGATGCGGGTGGGGCTTAAAAATTATGAACTGGAAAAATACCTGGTACAGCAATTGAGCCTGTCCTTTGAAGACCGTATTGACGCATTGCGGGTATTTTATCCGGAAGCAAAAGCAGCAGACTGGAAACTTGAAGAAGCCGGTCAGCGGGTGCAGATCATTTATAAGGATGCGGAAAAAGGTGCGTCATTACAATTCGGAACAGAGATCGTTACCAGCGAGGATGGAACGATCGGCGCCTTACTGGGTGCCTCTCCCGGTGCCTCCACTTCCGTATCGATTATGCTCACGTTGCTGGAACGTTGTTTTCCCGACCGTTTCAACGGAAAATGGAATGAGAAATTAAAAGCGATGATCCCCTCTTTGGGACAGGACCTGGAAGAGAACGAAGCCCTGTGCTATCAGATACGTACAGAAACCTGTGAGCTGTTGCAGCTTGACTGGAAGGAACCGGTACCGGCAGGAATGGAAGTAGGAGTCTGA
- a CDS encoding M56 family metallopeptidase, which yields MIGYLLKVITCSGLLYVFYVFFLQKEKMLVFNRFYLLACLVVPFLLPLLKLETTVPDYLGLPAPPFEELHMIPVDPVKPSQEQALPGLALSTTGKKKGMDTGAIVFFSISILLLIRFVRNLLYYRRLLHRYPKIKKEHCSIVLLDADVSPHSFLRTIFLNRLEYEGGRIDDAVLMHEEAHIKQRHSWDILFTELLIVACWVNPFLFFFKRLIRTNHEFLADARVVQYTGNRNHYQELVLRMASLKAGIPLSSSFYSVTKKRLIMLYKESSTKVKRTKGLIALFVFIPLLAVFANPVNGRGLKLNEPVTYGNMADLIRAAQKKVAQLVVPDFSYDTEAVKSSGKDPKPLPAKEGAEKETIPAGNSSEEIKNTTTPEPMPSPVVNLRVQGDSSEIPYRSYPVNKGLAEAKMMEFGKFIEKYVMEDKGEKVFWYKQMLRPALDLYFGMTDEQRGTVNEKLPGIFLAAKQNQLVQVNEKYKNNDRRIIVVYPDGRKVTTSVATDEDRTRFLEGLGLHLGKKRFADYASRTYVYNGKPVTGYGMLYMAKR from the coding sequence ATGATCGGTTATCTTTTAAAAGTGATCACCTGCAGCGGCCTGCTGTATGTGTTTTATGTCTTCTTCCTCCAGAAGGAAAAGATGCTGGTGTTTAACCGGTTTTACCTGCTGGCTTGCCTGGTTGTTCCGTTTTTGCTTCCCTTACTGAAGTTGGAAACAACAGTGCCGGATTACCTGGGCCTACCTGCACCGCCATTTGAAGAACTGCATATGATCCCTGTCGACCCTGTAAAGCCATCACAGGAGCAAGCGTTGCCCGGTTTGGCACTTTCCACAACGGGAAAAAAGAAGGGGATGGATACCGGGGCGATTGTTTTCTTTAGCATATCGATACTCTTACTGATCCGGTTTGTGCGGAATTTATTGTATTACCGGCGGTTGCTGCACCGCTATCCCAAAATAAAAAAAGAACATTGCTCCATTGTTTTGCTGGATGCAGATGTATCACCCCATTCTTTTTTGCGTACGATTTTCCTGAATCGCCTGGAGTATGAAGGGGGCCGGATCGACGATGCTGTTCTGATGCATGAAGAAGCTCATATAAAACAGCGGCATTCATGGGATATCCTGTTTACAGAGCTGCTTATAGTTGCTTGCTGGGTCAATCCTTTCCTGTTCTTTTTTAAAAGACTTATCCGGACAAACCATGAGTTCCTGGCGGATGCCCGTGTTGTTCAATATACCGGTAACAGGAACCACTACCAGGAACTGGTATTAAGAATGGCATCGTTGAAGGCAGGTATACCGCTTTCCAGCAGTTTCTATTCAGTAACAAAAAAACGCCTTATTATGCTTTACAAAGAAAGTTCAACAAAGGTCAAACGTACAAAAGGATTGATTGCGCTTTTTGTATTTATTCCATTGCTGGCTGTTTTTGCGAACCCGGTAAATGGACGGGGCCTTAAACTAAACGAACCGGTCACCTACGGGAATATGGCGGACCTGATAAGGGCCGCTCAAAAAAAGGTGGCGCAGCTTGTTGTTCCGGATTTCAGCTACGACACTGAAGCAGTAAAAAGCTCAGGAAAAGATCCTAAACCTTTACCTGCAAAAGAGGGCGCTGAAAAAGAAACGATACCGGCAGGTAACAGTTCGGAGGAAATTAAGAATACCACAACGCCGGAACCAATGCCGTCCCCAGTGGTCAACCTGCGGGTACAGGGCGATTCTTCGGAGATCCCCTACAGGTCCTATCCTGTAAATAAGGGACTGGCTGAAGCAAAAATGATGGAATTCGGAAAATTTATCGAAAAGTATGTGATGGAGGATAAAGGAGAAAAAGTTTTCTGGTATAAACAAATGTTACGCCCGGCACTCGACCTGTATTTTGGTATGACGGATGAACAGCGCGGGACGGTAAACGAAAAGCTACCGGGTATTTTCCTGGCGGCAAAGCAAAATCAGCTCGTACAGGTAAATGAGAAGTATAAAAACAACGATCGACGCATCATTGTTGTTTATCCGGATGGCAGAAAAGTGACAACGTCTGTTGCTACCGACGAGGACCGGACACGCTTTCTGGAAGGGTTGGGATTGCATCTTGGAAAAAAGCGCTTTGCCGATTATGCCTCCAGAACCTATGTGTACAATGGAAAGCCTGTTACAGGGTATGGGATGTTGTACATGGCTAAAAGATAA
- a CDS encoding YciI family protein, translating to MKEFLLLIRENPSYGTEMSSKEMQDCINEHIAWVEELTKKGNYKDANPLEAAGAVIKNNVITDGPYIESKECVSGIYFLKADSLEAAIELVKDCPDLKRGNTIEVREIMQMDV from the coding sequence ATGAAAGAATTTTTACTGCTCATCCGGGAAAACCCGAGTTATGGAACCGAAATGAGTTCCAAGGAAATGCAGGATTGCATTAACGAACATATTGCCTGGGTGGAGGAGCTGACAAAAAAAGGAAACTACAAGGATGCCAACCCCCTCGAAGCTGCCGGTGCGGTTATCAAAAACAACGTGATCACGGACGGACCGTATATCGAAAGTAAAGAATGTGTAAGCGGCATTTATTTTCTGAAGGCTGATTCCCTGGAAGCGGCAATTGAACTGGTAAAGGACTGCCCGGATCTGAAGCGCGGCAATACGATTGAGGTGCGGGAAATTATGCAAATGGACGTATAG
- a CDS encoding porin family protein, which produces MKRSKLVLRSFLVAAAITVAGSAMAQVEVGVRAGVNLSNLTIKDADGNTVDGAKLTPGFNAGLTFDIPVADEFYVQPGALFSMKGAKLTKDAHEYFNADIYSPAASGDYTKINTYNLEVPVNFIFKPAAGNGNLLIGAGPYFSYTLGGKFKRVTDVAGTETGDLEFANDYNDFGNDPDKMTFGKRAEVGANLLFGYEFANRFSVQLNGQLGLTNLEPKTDGRKPDEVLRNNSFGLSFGYKF; this is translated from the coding sequence ATGAAACGAAGTAAACTTGTTCTGAGATCTTTCCTGGTGGCGGCTGCAATTACCGTAGCCGGTTCGGCAATGGCGCAGGTGGAAGTAGGGGTGCGCGCGGGTGTAAATCTCTCTAATCTTACCATTAAAGATGCAGATGGAAACACAGTGGATGGTGCCAAGCTGACACCGGGATTTAATGCCGGTCTTACTTTCGATATTCCTGTTGCAGATGAGTTTTATGTACAACCAGGCGCATTGTTCAGTATGAAAGGGGCCAAGCTGACAAAAGATGCACACGAATATTTTAATGCAGATATTTATTCTCCGGCGGCCTCAGGCGATTACACAAAGATCAATACCTATAACCTGGAAGTGCCGGTGAACTTTATCTTCAAACCCGCTGCCGGGAACGGGAACCTGCTGATTGGTGCAGGACCTTATTTCTCTTATACTCTTGGAGGTAAATTTAAACGCGTAACGGATGTGGCAGGTACGGAAACCGGAGATCTTGAATTTGCCAACGACTATAATGATTTTGGCAATGATCCGGATAAAATGACCTTTGGTAAACGTGCAGAGGTTGGTGCCAACCTGCTTTTCGGATACGAGTTTGCCAACCGCTTTTCCGTACAGCTGAACGGACAACTGGGGCTGACCAATCTGGAACCGAAGACCGACGGACGGAAACCCGACGAGGTTTTAAGGAATAACAGTTTTGGTCTTTCGTTCGGATATAAATTCTAA
- a CDS encoding RNA polymerase sigma factor — protein MTGYTVTHTLADRLFREQSGVMTAVLINRFGAAHLDTVLDAVQDAFEAALKRWRFSGIPDNPEAWLMTVARNNAINRINRDKKLYPDSALPEMQEQAIPEPGLPASFVQDSQLRLLLACCHPELSEKSRIIITLSVLCGFGTTEIAGALLMQKEAVKKSLTRAKAVLRNSGRLFETPLVENLQARSDTVHTVLYLIFNEGYRTTRGTSGISHELCFEAMRLTKIVYEHDTGNGASAALLALQFFNAARFPARISAEGEWLTLEEQDRSLWDQALIGEGFYYLPRQQPPLNRYYLEALIASVHCTAAFFSETNWQQIAVLYQALEQLVPGSDIIVLNRIIAESYTGMNLKELLDRLETLHSLIADGKGFEWTMARAHLLCRLGLREARQAVLGEALTYARTVADRQLVLRKQGEECLPL, from the coding sequence ATGACGGGATATACGGTTACACATACATTGGCCGACCGTCTTTTCAGAGAGCAATCCGGGGTAATGACCGCCGTATTGATAAACCGGTTTGGTGCAGCACATCTGGATACGGTTCTGGATGCGGTACAGGATGCCTTTGAAGCGGCGCTGAAGCGGTGGCGGTTCTCGGGTATCCCGGATAATCCGGAAGCCTGGCTGATGACCGTAGCACGCAACAACGCCATCAACAGGATCAACCGTGACAAAAAACTTTACCCGGATTCAGCATTACCCGAAATGCAGGAACAGGCAATACCGGAACCGGGGTTGCCTGCCTCCTTTGTGCAGGACAGCCAGCTGCGGTTGTTACTGGCCTGCTGTCACCCGGAGCTTTCAGAAAAAAGCCGCATCATCATTACCCTTTCCGTATTATGCGGCTTTGGTACCACGGAAATTGCGGGCGCACTGCTGATGCAAAAAGAAGCAGTAAAAAAATCGCTGACCCGTGCAAAAGCCGTGCTGCGGAACTCCGGCCGGCTTTTTGAAACGCCGCTGGTTGAAAACCTGCAAGCACGCAGCGATACGGTACATACCGTGTTGTACCTTATTTTTAATGAAGGATACCGGACCACCCGGGGAACAAGCGGCATCAGTCATGAGCTGTGCTTTGAGGCCATGCGGCTGACGAAGATCGTTTATGAGCATGACACAGGGAACGGCGCATCCGCGGCATTACTGGCATTACAGTTCTTTAATGCGGCCCGGTTCCCGGCCCGGATCAGCGCGGAAGGTGAATGGCTGACCCTGGAAGAACAGGACCGGAGTCTGTGGGACCAGGCACTGATCGGGGAAGGGTTTTATTACCTGCCCAGACAACAACCACCGCTGAACCGGTATTACCTGGAGGCGTTGATCGCATCCGTTCATTGTACCGCCGCTTTCTTTTCCGAAACCAACTGGCAGCAGATCGCTGTCCTGTACCAGGCGCTGGAACAGCTGGTTCCGGGGTCGGATATTATCGTGCTGAACCGGATCATTGCAGAAAGCTATACGGGGATGAACTTAAAGGAGTTGCTGGATCGCCTGGAAACCCTGCACTCACTGATCGCAGATGGAAAGGGCTTTGAATGGACCATGGCCCGGGCCCATCTGCTTTGCCGGCTGGGGCTCAGGGAAGCCCGGCAGGCTGTGCTGGGGGAGGCGCTGACGTATGCACGCACGGTGGCCGACCGGCAACTGGTGCTCCGGAAGCAGGGGGAGGAATGTCTCCCTTTATAA
- a CDS encoding M56 family metallopeptidase, whose amino-acid sequence MIAYLFKVIFCSGLLYVFYFFFLQKEKMLVFNRFYLLGGMLLPFLIPLAVIEVRLKPVVLLPSTATVIPPVPEITPWPELLLQWAFVTAGVVSVVLLLRFALHLYQIRQKIKGNEQRVFEGATLVLSEAPVMPHSFFNYIFLKKADFDHHKVEAAILMHELAHVRQKHTWDIVLTELIGALMWFNPFVLLYRRAIRLNHEFLADQAAAGGQEHRVAYQQLLLKTIYVNQSIPLASSFYFLTTKKRLLMLQQETNRFRTGIKAVMVAPVLALLIFVFAERVYTQEPPPPPPKAPKEQKLPDAVKSLSVIAPKGKAAAVLTYRNGKTVKADISSAEKQAAFERKYGVKIPPPPPPPPSRKGQPAGGKGASAGEMKTYVDFYQAALKESEDQKNGNGEHLQQLVKIYLKMTESQRAAVPELPSPPPPPTVPELPPPAPPAEEEQAIAKIGYINDETIAKISPVERVTLKTTGTVNMDMAPLKTKIGQINEPVEVRKKNLGTVTPLPAKEAVWERGKSRPAKPAPAVKKVPGAAPVKIKTGTIKEVPASSRPVKEDPQQLKLD is encoded by the coding sequence ATGATCGCTTATCTTTTTAAAGTCATTTTCTGCAGCGGCCTGCTGTATGTATTTTATTTCTTCTTCCTGCAGAAGGAAAAAATGCTGGTGTTTAACCGGTTTTACCTGCTGGGCGGTATGCTGTTGCCATTTTTAATTCCGCTGGCTGTAATAGAGGTACGGCTGAAACCAGTGGTGCTACTGCCATCAACGGCTACTGTCATTCCCCCGGTACCTGAAATCACCCCCTGGCCGGAGCTGCTGCTGCAATGGGCTTTTGTGACGGCAGGCGTGGTAAGTGTGGTATTGCTGCTGCGTTTTGCGCTGCACCTGTACCAGATAAGGCAGAAGATAAAGGGAAATGAGCAACGTGTTTTTGAAGGCGCAACGCTGGTATTGTCGGAAGCGCCGGTTATGCCGCATTCCTTTTTTAACTATATCTTTTTGAAGAAGGCAGATTTTGACCATCACAAGGTTGAAGCAGCCATTCTTATGCATGAGCTCGCGCATGTGCGCCAGAAACATACCTGGGACATTGTGCTGACAGAATTAATTGGTGCGCTGATGTGGTTCAATCCCTTTGTGTTATTGTACCGGAGGGCTATCCGGCTCAATCACGAGTTCCTGGCAGACCAGGCAGCAGCCGGCGGACAGGAACACCGGGTGGCCTACCAGCAGTTGCTGTTAAAAACGATTTACGTAAATCAATCCATACCGCTTGCAAGCAGTTTCTATTTTTTAACCACAAAAAAAAGGTTACTTATGTTACAGCAAGAAACAAATCGGTTCAGAACAGGTATTAAAGCGGTGATGGTCGCTCCGGTACTGGCCCTGCTTATTTTTGTATTTGCGGAGCGGGTATATACACAGGAGCCACCGCCACCGCCGCCCAAAGCACCAAAAGAACAAAAGCTCCCGGATGCTGTTAAAAGTCTCAGCGTGATAGCACCTAAGGGAAAAGCGGCTGCCGTTTTAACGTACAGGAACGGGAAAACAGTGAAAGCAGATATCAGCAGCGCGGAAAAACAGGCGGCGTTTGAAAGAAAATACGGCGTAAAAATTCCGCCGCCGCCACCACCTCCTCCGTCCAGAAAAGGGCAGCCGGCAGGGGGGAAGGGCGCCAGTGCGGGAGAAATGAAAACATATGTAGATTTTTACCAGGCCGCTCTAAAAGAGTCGGAAGATCAGAAGAATGGCAACGGAGAGCACCTTCAGCAGCTTGTAAAGATCTATCTTAAAATGACGGAATCCCAAAGGGCCGCCGTACCGGAATTGCCATCGCCGCCGCCACCTCCGACAGTACCGGAATTGCCACCACCGGCACCACCGGCAGAGGAAGAACAGGCCATAGCAAAGATTGGGTATATAAACGATGAAACAATTGCGAAGATCAGCCCGGTGGAGCGTGTTACACTAAAGACGACAGGCACGGTCAATATGGATATGGCACCGCTCAAAACGAAAATCGGGCAGATCAACGAACCTGTTGAAGTACGAAAAAAGAACCTGGGGACGGTTACGCCCTTGCCTGCAAAAGAAGCGGTATGGGAACGTGGAAAAAGCCGGCCGGCAAAACCGGCCCCGGCCGTAAAGAAAGTGCCCGGGGCAGCACCGGTTAAAATAAAAACAGGCACTATCAAAGAAGTGCCCGCCTCATCCCGTCCGGTAAAAGAAGACCCGCAACAATTGAAGCTCGATTGA
- a CDS encoding hotdog fold thioesterase produces the protein MIWKKPVDIALLNTPQDYMGSYLGITFTGFTDNSLTAAMPVTPKVHQPYGILHGGASVVLAETVGSYASSLVVDTDQFMVVGLEVNANHLKPVASGTVHATCTPLHLGSKTHVWDIRIYNDEQQLTCISRLTVVIIEKRTFK, from the coding sequence ATGATCTGGAAGAAACCTGTCGATATAGCGCTGCTGAACACGCCACAGGATTATATGGGCAGCTATCTTGGTATAACATTCACGGGATTTACAGACAACAGTCTTACCGCAGCCATGCCGGTAACCCCTAAAGTGCACCAGCCTTACGGCATCCTGCATGGGGGTGCTTCCGTAGTCCTTGCCGAAACCGTGGGCTCCTATGCCAGCAGTCTTGTAGTGGATACCGATCAGTTTATGGTGGTAGGACTGGAGGTGAATGCCAATCACCTGAAACCGGTTGCCTCCGGTACGGTGCATGCCACCTGTACACCATTGCACCTGGGCAGCAAGACCCATGTATGGGATATCCGGATCTATAATGATGAACAGCAGCTGACCTGCATCAGCCGGCTAACGGTAGTGATCATAGAAAAAAGAACATTTAAATGA